One part of the Desulfonema ishimotonii genome encodes these proteins:
- the uvrC gene encoding excinuclease ABC subunit UvrC: MTDLKEKLANVSSAPGAYLMKDDAGKVIYVGKARNLKKRLASYFKSPDQLDMKTGVLVRQIVAFDTIITGTENEALILESNLIRRYRPRYNVILKDDKRYPSLRLDVQNPWPAISVVRKIENDGALYFGPFTSSRSVRQTLNFINKTFKLRKCKTKVLTKRDRPCLNCQMDGCLGPCCRKVDRAVYDGIVREVILFLKGRTPELIQEIETEMAAAAAVQAFEKAAELRDKMFGLKKILEKQVAISKDLKDRDVLALARSARHVVITRMAVRGGYLIDSRHFTFPPTLSTDAGILDAFIRQYYEKSRFIPPEILIPAEAEDAELLEGFLKTLKGKKVSLLQPRRGEKAHLLKMAVQNAGDRLRSLTESAETGIERLSRLQKRLRMQRFPERIECFDNSNISGTSPVAGMVVFENGAPKKSAYRKYKIRTVEEHDDYAYMAEVLTRRLGKGAQSEPYPDLLMVDGGKGQLGIALSVIRELGLEGAFEVAGIAKKDEKAGETEDKIYQPGRANPVIWGRDGDLLLFLQQIRDEAHRFAITFHRSRRRKNALTSEMDTIPGIGRQRKKALLKHFGSIRKIRAATLEELGAVPGISLKMAEAIRNTLRP; the protein is encoded by the coding sequence ATGACAGATCTGAAGGAAAAATTGGCAAACGTCTCTTCTGCGCCGGGCGCCTACCTGATGAAAGATGATGCCGGAAAGGTGATCTATGTGGGCAAGGCCCGAAACCTGAAAAAGCGGCTGGCCTCATATTTCAAAAGCCCGGATCAGCTCGACATGAAGACCGGGGTGCTGGTCCGGCAGATCGTTGCCTTTGACACCATCATCACCGGCACTGAAAACGAAGCGCTGATTCTGGAATCCAACCTGATCAGGCGATACAGGCCCCGTTACAATGTGATTCTGAAAGATGACAAGCGCTATCCCTCCCTGCGCCTGGACGTTCAGAATCCCTGGCCCGCCATCTCCGTTGTACGGAAGATCGAAAATGACGGGGCGCTCTACTTCGGGCCGTTCACCTCATCCCGGTCGGTCCGGCAGACCCTGAACTTTATCAACAAAACCTTCAAACTGCGCAAGTGTAAAACAAAAGTGCTGACCAAACGGGACCGTCCCTGTCTCAACTGCCAGATGGACGGATGCCTGGGGCCGTGCTGCCGAAAGGTGGACAGGGCTGTCTACGACGGGATCGTCCGGGAGGTGATCCTGTTTTTAAAGGGCCGGACCCCGGAACTGATTCAGGAAATAGAGACGGAAATGGCGGCGGCCGCCGCCGTTCAGGCATTTGAAAAGGCTGCGGAACTTCGGGATAAAATGTTCGGCCTGAAAAAAATTCTTGAAAAACAGGTTGCGATCTCAAAAGATCTCAAAGACCGGGATGTCCTGGCCCTTGCACGGTCAGCCCGCCATGTGGTCATCACCCGGATGGCGGTCCGGGGCGGCTATCTGATTGATTCACGGCATTTCACCTTTCCGCCGACCCTTTCGACGGATGCCGGAATTCTGGATGCGTTCATTCGGCAGTATTATGAAAAAAGCCGTTTTATTCCCCCGGAAATCCTGATTCCCGCTGAGGCAGAGGATGCGGAACTGCTTGAAGGGTTTTTAAAAACGCTGAAAGGAAAAAAGGTCTCCCTGCTTCAGCCCCGGCGGGGGGAAAAGGCGCATCTTCTGAAAATGGCGGTTCAGAATGCCGGTGACCGGCTCAGATCGCTGACCGAATCTGCCGAGACCGGTATTGAGCGACTTTCCCGCCTTCAGAAGCGGCTCAGGATGCAACGTTTTCCAGAGCGCATCGAATGCTTTGATAATTCCAATATCTCCGGGACTTCTCCGGTCGCAGGCATGGTGGTCTTTGAAAACGGAGCGCCGAAAAAATCAGCATACCGCAAATATAAAATCAGAACGGTTGAGGAACACGATGACTACGCCTATATGGCCGAAGTGCTGACCCGGCGACTGGGAAAGGGGGCGCAGTCCGAACCGTATCCCGACCTGCTGATGGTGGACGGCGGCAAGGGACAGCTCGGTATCGCCCTGTCTGTGATCCGGGAACTGGGCCTTGAAGGCGCATTTGAGGTGGCCGGTATTGCCAAGAAGGATGAAAAGGCCGGGGAAACCGAGGACAAAATCTATCAGCCAGGCCGGGCCAACCCGGTGATCTGGGGCCGGGACGGGGATCTTTTGCTGTTTCTTCAGCAGATCCGGGACGAGGCTCACCGCTTTGCCATCACCTTTCACCGCAGCCGTCGCCGGAAAAACGCACTGACGTCCGAGATGGATACCATCCCCGGCATCGGCAGACAGCGGAAAAAGGCCCTGCTGAAGCATTTCGGCAGCATCAGAAAAATCCGGGCAGCGACCCTGGAAGAGCTGGGGGCCGTGCCCGGAATCAGCCTGAAAATGGCCGAAGCGATTCGGAACACGCTTCGGCCATAA
- a CDS encoding helicase-related protein gives MYNGDRSRKKTLVSYGFRLPSALDNRPLKFEEFRERAIQTVYVSATPADYELEIAGDAMTELIVRPTGLIDPEIDVRSARHQVDDLLDEIQQRVKKRERVLVTTLTKRMAEDLTEYYADLGVRVRYLHADIGTLERLEIIQSLREGKFDVLVGINLLREGLDIPEVSLVAILDADKEGFLRSGRSLIQTCGRAARNANGKVIMYADTITRSMKKAIDETDRRRKIQQAYNQRHHITPTTIRKAIAPVFAFAKTADVPVRQVAERVASYGDTATPEETIAALEKEMDAAARDLAFEKAAALRDQIQAMKDAFGL, from the coding sequence ATGTATAACGGCGACCGTTCCCGGAAAAAGACCCTGGTCAGCTACGGCTTTCGTCTGCCGTCGGCGCTGGATAACCGGCCCCTGAAATTTGAGGAATTCCGGGAGCGGGCCATTCAGACCGTCTATGTTTCGGCAACCCCTGCGGATTACGAGCTGGAGATAGCCGGTGATGCCATGACAGAGCTGATCGTCCGGCCCACCGGGCTGATTGATCCCGAAATCGACGTGCGCAGCGCCAGACATCAGGTGGACGACCTGCTGGATGAGATTCAGCAGCGGGTGAAAAAAAGGGAACGGGTGCTGGTCACAACCCTCACCAAACGGATGGCCGAGGATCTGACCGAATATTACGCCGATCTGGGGGTCCGGGTCCGCTATCTTCACGCGGACATCGGTACGCTGGAGCGCCTGGAGATTATTCAGAGCCTCCGGGAGGGGAAATTCGATGTGCTGGTGGGGATCAACCTGCTCCGGGAAGGCCTGGATATCCCCGAAGTTTCGCTGGTCGCCATTCTGGATGCGGATAAAGAGGGGTTTCTGCGCTCAGGCCGGTCGCTGATCCAGACCTGCGGACGGGCGGCCCGCAACGCAAACGGCAAGGTGATCATGTATGCGGACACCATCACCCGGTCCATGAAAAAGGCGATTGACGAAACAGACCGCCGCCGGAAGATTCAGCAGGCATACAACCAACGGCATCATATCACACCGACCACCATCCGAAAGGCCATCGCCCCTGTCTTTGCATTTGCCAAAACTGCCGATGTGCCGGTCCGGCAGGTGGCCGAGCGTGTCGCGTCCTACGGCGATACGGCCACTCCCGAAGAGACCATTGCGGCGCTGGAAAAGGAGATGGACGCCGCGGCCCGCGATCTGGCCTTTGAAAAGGCGGCTGCTCTCCGGGATCAGATTCAGGCGATGAAGGACGCCTTCGGGCTTTAG
- a CDS encoding DEAD/DEAH box helicase family protein, whose translation MSLFNIVSDFTPRGDQPRAIKQLVRNIRADRPHNVMLGVTGAGKTFTMANIIAETERPTLVMAPNKTLAGQLYNEFKGLFPDNAVEYFVSYYDYYQPEAYIPTSDTYIQKDASVNEMIDKLRHSATRSVLSRRDVIVVASVSCIYGLGAPEDYLGMRIDLESDTEMDRDRLLRKFVAMQYERNDTDFHRGVFRVRGDRVEIFPAYEEDRAIRIEFFGDEIEGLAEIDPLKGDVIRRLDRITLFPASHYVTGKGTLQKAIEAINKELKTRIGFFRDADKLIEAQRIEERTNFDLEMMLEMGYCNGIENYSRHLTGRNPGDPPPTLLDYFPEDFLIFIDESHIAVPQVRGCITATVPGKRPWSATAFVCRRRWITGP comes from the coding sequence ATGTCATTATTTAATATTGTTTCTGACTTCACGCCCCGGGGAGATCAGCCCAGGGCCATAAAACAACTGGTCCGCAATATCAGGGCTGACCGTCCGCACAACGTGATGCTCGGCGTCACCGGAGCTGGCAAGACCTTCACAATGGCCAATATCATTGCCGAAACGGAGAGGCCGACGCTGGTCATGGCCCCCAACAAAACCCTTGCGGGGCAGTTATATAATGAATTCAAAGGCCTGTTCCCGGATAACGCGGTTGAATATTTTGTCAGCTATTACGATTATTACCAGCCCGAAGCCTATATCCCCACCAGCGACACCTATATTCAGAAGGATGCCTCTGTCAACGAAATGATCGACAAGCTGCGCCATTCGGCCACCCGGTCCGTGCTTTCCCGGCGGGATGTCATCGTCGTCGCCAGCGTTTCGTGCATCTACGGCCTGGGCGCACCCGAAGATTATCTGGGAATGCGCATCGACCTTGAATCGGACACGGAAATGGACCGGGACCGGCTGCTTCGCAAATTTGTGGCGATGCAGTATGAGCGCAATGATACGGACTTCCACCGGGGGGTGTTCCGGGTGCGGGGCGACCGGGTGGAAATATTCCCTGCCTATGAGGAGGACAGGGCCATCCGCATTGAATTTTTCGGGGATGAGATCGAAGGGCTGGCGGAGATCGATCCGCTGAAAGGCGATGTGATCCGGCGATTGGACCGGATAACGCTTTTTCCCGCCAGCCACTACGTCACCGGAAAGGGCACATTGCAAAAGGCCATTGAGGCGATCAATAAGGAACTCAAAACGCGCATCGGCTTTTTCAGAGATGCGGATAAGCTCATCGAGGCACAGCGCATTGAGGAGCGGACCAATTTCGATCTGGAGATGATGCTGGAGATGGGCTATTGCAACGGCATTGAAAACTATTCCCGGCATCTGACCGGCAGAAACCCCGGTGATCCGCCCCCTACCCTGCTGGACTATTTCCCCGAAGATTTTCTGATCTTCATCGACGAAAGCCACATTGCCGTCCCCCAGGTCCGGGGATGTATAACGGCGACCGTTCCCGGAAAAAGACCCTGGTCAGCTACGGCTTTCGTCTGCCGTCGGCGCTGGATAACCGGCCCCTGA
- the ispF gene encoding 2-C-methyl-D-erythritol 2,4-cyclodiphosphate synthase has protein sequence MRVGMGYDVHRLVEDRKLILGGIHIPFNKGLLGHSDADVLLHAICDALLGAAGMGDIGLHFPDTDPAFKDIDSMKLLIRTVDMIRKKGLSVVNIDSTVFAQAPKLSPHRQKMAENIAQALAVEPHQVNIKATTTEGLGMIGTGEGIAAMSIVLLEG, from the coding sequence ATGCGTGTTGGTATGGGGTATGATGTCCACCGGCTGGTGGAGGACAGGAAACTGATCTTAGGGGGAATTCACATCCCTTTTAATAAAGGACTGCTGGGGCACTCGGATGCGGATGTGTTACTTCACGCCATTTGTGATGCGCTGCTGGGCGCTGCCGGGATGGGCGATATCGGCCTCCATTTCCCGGACACGGACCCGGCGTTTAAGGATATTGACAGCATGAAACTCCTGATCCGGACAGTTGACATGATCCGGAAAAAGGGGCTGTCTGTTGTCAATATCGACAGTACCGTTTTTGCCCAGGCCCCGAAACTCTCCCCGCATCGGCAGAAGATGGCTGAAAATATCGCCCAGGCCCTTGCAGTTGAGCCGCATCAGGTTAATATTAAGGCGACCACAACCGAGGGGCTTGGGATGATCGGCACGGGTGAGGGCATTGCCGCCATGAGCATTGTGCTTTTGGAAGGGTGA